In one window of Nerophis ophidion isolate RoL-2023_Sa linkage group LG05, RoL_Noph_v1.0, whole genome shotgun sequence DNA:
- the napbb gene encoding N-ethylmaleimide-sensitive factor attachment protein, beta b isoform X2: protein MRTRKSSLRAPFWEACLEEDTTKWKKPARCTAERPTCSRWPRTGVLLEEHFAKQHISTCSCRTNMTVPPVSSMLGTLTRSPTQTGRFTIAAKHHISIAEVYESDLVDIEKAIAHYEQAADYYKGEESNSSANKCLLKVGAYCAQLEQYQKAIEIYEQVGANTMDNPLLKYSAKEYFFKASLCHFIVDELNAKIAVEKYEEMFPAFSDSRECKLLKKLLEAHEEQNSEAFTEAVKEFDSISRLDQWHTTLLLRIKKTIQGDEGDLK from the exons AGGACACCACAAAGTGGAAGAAGCCTGCGAGATGTACTGCAGAGCGGCCAACATGTTCAAGATGGCCAAGAACTGGAGTG CTGCTGGAGGAGCATTTTGCAAAGCAGCACATCTCCACATGCAGCTGCAGAACAAACATGACTGTGCCACCAGTTTCATCGATGCTGGGAACGCTTACAAGAAGTCCGACCCAAACG GGAAGATTCACCATTGCTGCCAAACACCACATTAGCATTGCCGAGGTCTACGAGTCAGATCTGGTGGATATCGAAAAA GCAATTGCACATTATGAACAAGCAGCAGACTACTACAAGGGAGAAGAATCAAATAG TTCTGCCAACAAGTGTCTGCTGAAGGTGGGAGCCTACTGTGCTCAGCTGGAGCAGTACCAGAAGGCCATAGAGATCTACGAGCAG GTTGGAGCCAACACCATGGACAATCCTCTGCTGAAGTACAGCGCCAAAGAGTATTTCTTCAAAGCGTCGCTGTGTCATTTCATCGTGGACGAGCTAAACGCCAAG ATTGCTGTGGAAAAATATGAGGAGATGTTCCCAGCTTTCTCCGACTCCAGAGAGTGCAAACTCTTAAAG AAACTTCTGGAGGCTCATGAGGAACAGAATAGCGAGGCTTTTACAGAGGCA GTGAAGGAGTTCGACTCCATCTCTCGCTTGGACCAGTGGCACACGACGCTCCTACTGCGCATCAAAAAGACCATCCAGGGCGATGAGGGGGATCTTAAATGA